Proteins encoded within one genomic window of Anaerosporomusa subterranea:
- a CDS encoding ABC transporter ATP-binding protein, with translation MSHVRLVNVTKKFGDVTAVNSLNLEIGKGECFSMLGPSGCGKTTTLRMVAGFEDLSDGEVYVGDQLISSPKRNYYLPPEKRNFGMVFQAFAVWPHLSVYENVAFPLRIRNLPATEIEKRTKDALRSTNLLKVAEDSPANLSGGGKQRVALARALAINPDVMLLDEPLSSLDPHLREEMRFEIKDLQRKYGFSIIYVTHDQAEAMALSDRILVMKLGVVQQIDTPLDVYNKPANKFVFSFIGLSNFLDIVWEDGRATLRGENAPLPESLTPPEAMRGSDAISLASRPSEIDFVSVGDEGGLRGVVSRKAFLGEIIDYQVKIGGQEMRVQKGRRAPGPELGEVCCLRFLRPFWYAGEQ, from the coding sequence ATGTCGCATGTACGCTTAGTAAATGTTACAAAAAAATTCGGCGATGTTACCGCCGTCAATTCACTGAACCTGGAGATTGGCAAGGGCGAGTGCTTCTCCATGCTAGGGCCGTCCGGCTGTGGCAAGACAACGACACTCCGTATGGTGGCGGGTTTTGAGGACTTAAGCGATGGAGAGGTTTACGTCGGAGATCAGCTTATCTCCTCCCCCAAGCGTAATTATTATCTGCCTCCGGAAAAACGTAACTTCGGCATGGTTTTTCAGGCCTTTGCGGTCTGGCCGCATCTGTCGGTTTATGAGAATGTCGCTTTTCCTCTGCGCATCCGCAACCTTCCTGCCACTGAGATTGAGAAACGCACGAAAGACGCTCTGCGCTCCACAAACCTGCTGAAGGTCGCAGAGGACAGCCCGGCGAACCTTTCGGGAGGCGGCAAACAGCGGGTAGCGCTGGCACGGGCGCTGGCCATCAACCCTGATGTCATGCTCTTGGATGAGCCGCTCTCAAGCTTAGATCCTCATTTGCGGGAGGAGATGCGTTTTGAGATTAAAGACTTACAGAGGAAGTACGGCTTTTCCATTATCTATGTAACGCACGACCAGGCTGAGGCCATGGCCCTTTCAGACCGCATACTGGTGATGAAATTAGGCGTTGTGCAGCAGATTGATACGCCGCTTGATGTCTATAACAAGCCAGCCAATAAGTTCGTCTTCAGTTTTATTGGCCTCTCCAACTTCCTGGATATTGTCTGGGAGGACGGCAGGGCGACTTTACGCGGCGAGAATGCACCGCTGCCGGAGAGCCTGACCCCGCCAGAAGCCATGCGCGGCAGTGACGCGATTTCCTTGGCGAGCCGCCCATCTGAGATAGATTTTGTGAGCGTGGGCGACGAGGGCGGACTGCGCGGAGTCGTCAGCCGCAAAGCGTTTCTGGGCGAAATTATTGACTATCAGGTGAAAATCGGTGGACAGGAGATGCGCGTCCAGAAGGGACGCCGCGCCCCCGGCCCCGAATTGGGCGAAGTATGTTGTCTGCGTTTCTTGCGCCCCTTCTGGTATGCCGGGGAGCAATAG
- a CDS encoding ABC transporter ATP-binding protein: MAIIRVEGIAKSYGTHQVHKDLTLSIERGECFTLLGPSGCGKTVLLRLIAGFETPDAGRISIDDTVVADPAAGIYIPPDRRGLGVVFQDYAVWPHLTVFDNVGYPLKIAKRPKNELKERVMESLEMVGMSGLERRLPSELSGGQQQRVALARALVANSSLMLLDEPLTNLDANLREEMRFEIKELQRRLNITVLYVTHDQEIALAISDRLAIMDDEGRIRQTGNPWQIFERPSDPFVFNFMGIANFVPVRRAGEAYLVGRGEQLIPWEPPKGDAAEWVAGFRPSDVQIAPQGIGLRGTVKRASFLGAMMDYLIEVDGAHLRTSIETHEAISKGLMFKEGETCVISFRDLLWFNAQSLTEVVKQ, from the coding sequence ATGGCAATCATTCGTGTAGAAGGTATCGCGAAGAGTTACGGTACACATCAGGTACACAAGGACCTCACACTCTCTATTGAGCGGGGCGAGTGTTTTACCCTTCTGGGGCCGTCAGGTTGCGGTAAGACTGTGCTGCTGCGACTGATCGCAGGGTTTGAGACTCCCGACGCTGGGAGAATATCCATTGATGATACTGTAGTTGCAGATCCGGCGGCGGGTATATATATTCCCCCTGACCGCAGAGGGCTTGGCGTAGTGTTTCAGGATTATGCGGTTTGGCCGCATTTGACAGTATTTGATAATGTCGGTTATCCCTTGAAAATTGCCAAACGTCCTAAAAATGAGCTTAAAGAGCGTGTGATGGAATCCCTGGAGATGGTCGGGATGAGCGGCCTTGAGCGCCGTCTGCCGTCCGAGCTTTCCGGCGGTCAGCAGCAGCGCGTGGCTTTGGCCCGTGCTCTTGTCGCCAATTCGTCCCTGATGCTCTTGGATGAGCCGCTGACCAACCTTGACGCCAATCTGCGCGAGGAAATGCGGTTTGAAATCAAAGAGCTGCAGCGCAGGCTAAATATAACAGTCCTCTATGTTACGCATGACCAGGAGATAGCTCTTGCTATCTCAGACCGCCTTGCCATCATGGACGATGAGGGTAGGATACGGCAAACAGGCAACCCGTGGCAGATTTTTGAGCGGCCGTCGGATCCTTTTGTCTTCAACTTTATGGGCATAGCGAACTTCGTCCCTGTGCGGCGAGCCGGGGAGGCCTATTTAGTGGGACGCGGTGAACAGCTCATTCCGTGGGAGCCGCCCAAGGGTGACGCAGCCGAATGGGTCGCCGGTTTTCGCCCATCCGACGTTCAGATTGCCCCGCAAGGAATCGGCCTTAGAGGCACGGTCAAGCGCGCCAGCTTCCTTGGGGCGATGATGGATTATCTCATTGAGGTGGACGGTGCGCATCTGCGCACTAGCATAGAAACACACGAGGCCATATCAAAAGGGCTCATGTTCAAAGAGGGGGAGACTTGCGTGATCAGTTTCCGGGACCTCCTGTGGTTCAATGCCCAAAGCCTGACGGAGGTGGTGAAACAATGA